Proteins encoded by one window of Thermodesulfobacteriota bacterium:
- a CDS encoding RsmD family RNA methyltransferase, with protein MTTRTGDRPGVRITSGWLRGRRVETPAGEGTRPLLTRLRKTLADLLRPKLPGARVLDLFGGSGAISFELLSNGAASAAVCELDPVAAALVAANVQALGLEEKVRVLPGDALEWVARLGASGARFDVVVVAPPYGLGLQGRALAALGEHPVLAPGSTVVVQREAREPLAEPPGGLRLTRSRGHGRTVFDFYEPCG; from the coding sequence GTGACAACCCGCACCGGCGACCGCCCGGGGGTCCGGATCACCTCGGGGTGGCTGAGGGGGCGTAGGGTAGAGACGCCGGCTGGAGAGGGGACCAGGCCCCTGCTCACCCGCTTGCGCAAGACCCTGGCGGATCTCTTGCGGCCGAAGCTCCCTGGCGCGCGGGTTTTGGACCTCTTTGGCGGTTCCGGCGCCATTTCCTTCGAGCTGCTCTCCAACGGCGCGGCCTCGGCAGCGGTGTGCGAGCTCGATCCCGTGGCTGCCGCCCTGGTGGCGGCCAACGTTCAGGCCCTCGGTCTGGAGGAAAAGGTCCGGGTCCTGCCCGGGGACGCGCTGGAGTGGGTGGCGCGCCTCGGCGCCTCCGGAGCGCGCTTCGACGTGGTCGTGGTGGCGCCGCCCTATGGGCTCGGCCTGCAGGGCAGGGCGCTGGCCGCCCTCGGGGAACACCCCGTCCTTGCGCCGGGGAGCACCGTCGTCGTGCAGCGTGAGGCCCGGGAGCCCCTCGCCGAGCCGCCCGGGGGGCTACGGCTGACCCGGTCGCGGGGACACGGACGCACCGTCTTCGATTTCTACGAACCATGTGGGTGA
- a CDS encoding amidohydrolase family protein has translation MEPLADAHVHLHLTGNPDPEVRRTVAGLNREAALAGILETLQECRARGIAVVRDAGGPRALALEAARIANRHPERYAGVAAAGEPLCKAGGYGGFLARGAEDLGEALRRVEENRQAGAAYVKILATGANSLEEPGAVGPVQFSREELSAITRESKNAGLGVMVHANGPLGGILGCRPDTLEHGFWLEKADIEFLAEERIAWTPTLAAWAALAERTDLTGRQRDVQQITYSRHRQEVAQGASRGIRLLAGSDAGTPGVPHGEGLLGEVERLAEAGLSRTRALAASTWSSRILCEKALGRRLGGLEVGKKAGFVWVASDPVQDPTALRNPLGVYIGGEWTRCLPHSLP, from the coding sequence GTGGAACCCCTGGCCGACGCCCACGTGCATCTCCACCTCACCGGGAACCCGGACCCGGAGGTTCGCCGCACGGTGGCCGGCTTGAACCGGGAAGCCGCTCTGGCGGGGATCCTGGAGACCTTGCAGGAGTGTCGCGCGCGGGGCATTGCCGTCGTGCGGGACGCGGGAGGGCCGAGGGCACTCGCCCTGGAGGCGGCTCGGATCGCGAACCGGCACCCCGAGCGCTACGCGGGCGTCGCGGCCGCCGGAGAGCCCCTGTGCAAGGCCGGTGGGTATGGGGGATTTCTGGCCAGGGGCGCGGAGGATCTCGGGGAAGCGCTCCGCCGCGTCGAGGAAAACCGGCAAGCGGGTGCGGCCTATGTTAAGATTCTCGCCACCGGGGCAAACAGCTTGGAGGAGCCCGGAGCGGTCGGACCGGTCCAGTTTTCCCGGGAGGAGCTTTCGGCGATCACCCGGGAGTCGAAAAACGCCGGCCTCGGCGTCATGGTGCATGCCAACGGCCCGCTCGGAGGCATCCTGGGGTGCCGCCCGGATACACTGGAGCACGGATTCTGGCTGGAGAAGGCCGACATCGAGTTCCTGGCCGAAGAACGGATCGCGTGGACCCCGACCCTGGCGGCCTGGGCCGCTCTCGCGGAGCGCACGGACCTCACCGGGCGGCAGCGGGACGTGCAGCAGATCACATACAGCCGCCACCGGCAGGAAGTGGCCCAAGGAGCGAGCCGGGGGATTCGCCTCCTGGCGGGCAGCGATGCCGGTACGCCCGGCGTACCCCACGGCGAGGGTCTCCTGGGCGAAGTGGAGCGTCTGGCCGAGGCCGGGCTTTCCAGGACCCGGGCCCTCGCCGCATCCACATGGTCTTCGCGGATCCTGTGTGAAAAGGCTCTCGGACGGCGTCTGGGAGGGTTGGAGGTCGGGAAGAAGGCGGGATTCGTGTGGGTCGCGAGCGACCCCGTCCAAGATCCTACCGCTCTGCGCAACCCGCTGGGCGTGTACATCGGGGGAGAGTGGACCCGATGCTTGCCTCATTCTTTACCTTAG
- a CDS encoding RsmB/NOP family class I SAM-dependent RNA methyltransferase, with protein sequence MTRDEARPAWAWWGGPEEELTLRHAVRILRTAGSLEELVFSGGPPLDRALRHHQTQNRKMGRSDRLLLGTALYALARNRELYRRALPAALPGDGEHLLLALLDGYRGDPGKVPHLPEGPLRWVRLLEGVTALRETWVSTLTAAWKTPVGGLPSSVQDALEGLLGIPLWWVEQGPWDRVGEVVKECARLKKPQRLILRVQPATAVARDAALRRLRAEGIACRPTRRSPWGLVVAERHNVLASPTYREGHVEVQDEGSQLVACLCDPKPGEKVLDFCAGGGGKALALGAAMEGRGSVVAYDADARRLSDARRRARRAGLGNVRVVADAGEVGRAGPYDLVLVDAPCSSSGTLRRNPDVAWRWSEEDVRRLGALQAEILDQAAAFLRPGGTLVYATCSLLEPENGAQVRGFLERRPEFRPAPPGDRKGHAPLLDVPGAGEGAFRLPATLPQYDGDAFFLARFRREG encoded by the coding sequence GTGACACGAGACGAGGCACGGCCCGCCTGGGCCTGGTGGGGCGGCCCGGAGGAGGAGCTGACCCTTCGCCACGCCGTGCGCATCCTGCGGACGGCGGGCTCCCTGGAAGAGCTCGTCTTCTCCGGCGGGCCACCGCTGGACCGGGCGCTGCGGCACCACCAGACCCAGAACCGCAAGATGGGCCGCAGCGACCGGCTTCTGCTCGGCACCGCCCTCTACGCCCTGGCCCGGAATCGCGAGCTGTACCGCCGGGCACTGCCGGCCGCGCTCCCGGGGGACGGGGAACACTTGCTCCTCGCCCTGCTCGACGGGTACCGGGGCGACCCGGGGAAGGTGCCCCACCTGCCCGAAGGCCCACTGCGCTGGGTCCGCCTCCTCGAAGGAGTAACCGCGCTGCGCGAGACGTGGGTCTCGACACTCACGGCGGCCTGGAAGACTCCCGTGGGCGGGCTGCCCTCGTCGGTTCAGGATGCCCTCGAGGGCCTCCTCGGAATTCCACTCTGGTGGGTAGAACAGGGCCCCTGGGACCGCGTGGGGGAGGTGGTGAAGGAGTGCGCGCGGCTCAAGAAACCCCAGCGCCTCATCCTGAGGGTGCAACCGGCCACCGCCGTCGCCCGGGACGCCGCCCTGCGCCGGCTGCGCGCGGAGGGGATCGCCTGCCGCCCCACCCGCCGCAGTCCCTGGGGCCTCGTGGTGGCCGAGCGCCACAACGTGCTCGCGTCGCCCACCTACCGGGAAGGCCACGTCGAGGTCCAGGACGAGGGAAGCCAGCTCGTGGCCTGCCTGTGCGATCCGAAGCCGGGGGAGAAGGTGCTCGACTTCTGCGCCGGGGGCGGCGGCAAGGCCCTGGCCCTGGGGGCCGCCATGGAGGGGCGCGGCAGCGTGGTGGCCTACGACGCCGACGCCCGCCGGCTTTCCGACGCCCGCCGCCGGGCCCGCCGGGCCGGGCTGGGCAACGTTCGGGTGGTGGCCGACGCGGGCGAAGTGGGGAGGGCGGGGCCCTACGACCTGGTACTGGTGGACGCCCCCTGCTCCTCGTCCGGAACCCTGCGGCGCAACCCAGACGTGGCGTGGCGCTGGTCCGAGGAAGACGTGCGCCGCCTGGGCGCCCTCCAGGCCGAGATCCTGGACCAGGCCGCCGCGTTCCTGCGCCCCGGGGGCACGCTGGTGTATGCCACGTGCAGTCTGCTGGAACCGGAAAACGGTGCGCAGGTCCGAGGGTTCCTGGAGCGCCGGCCGGAGTTTCGGCCCGCGCCGCCCGGAGATCGGAAAGGGCACGCCCCACTGCTGGACGTGCCCGGAGCAGGGGAGGGGGCATTTCGCCT